In Quercus robur chromosome 11, dhQueRobu3.1, whole genome shotgun sequence, the following proteins share a genomic window:
- the LOC126707086 gene encoding factor of DNA methylation 1-like, with product MDYSSEESDISESEINDRIEKPYEELRAGKYKVKGLNGNLRCPFCAGKKKQDYKYKELLQHASGAGKGSAKKSAKQKANHLALSKYLETDLASEADQTQRPILPKPVAPPPKLDDLYVWPWMGILVNIVFSNKDILLVTEQLLTRFRRFQPVDIVVFSDEEDQIGQAIVKFSNDWKGFMNCSEFEKFFETEHCGKKEWYAQKIHGRKCYGWCARADDYEAQGAIGDFLHRNGQLRTVSDIDREAAQNRSNVVAKLANKINITNENLNEIEYKYNEKTMTLSRMLEEKDRLNYAYEEEIMRLQRLDRGKIHRILDEQEKLKLQLENKNNRLESWSKELNKREALTERERQKLDEEKKKHGVRNNSLQMASWEQKRADKNVARLVEEQKREKEAALNKILQLEEELAAKQKLEMEIEEIKGKLQVMKHHKDYDDAAVQKKMEEMNDELQEKVEDLNHLESTNQALIAKERQSNDDLQETRKELITGLTDMLTARMNIGIKRMGEINQKAFQDACKERFHIDEANLQASILCSLWQENLKDPGWHPFKIVHINGDTQEIVNEEDEKLRNLKEELGDQVYAAVVTALKEMNEYNPSGRYVIPELWNLKEERKATLKEVISYMMKNIKALKHKRP from the exons ATGGACTACAGTTCTGAAGAGTCAGATATTAGTGAATCTGAGATCAATGACCGCATAGAGAAACCATATGAGGAGCTGAGAGCTGGAAAGTACAAAGTTAAAGGTTTGAATGGCAACCTTAGATGTCCATTCTGTGCTGGGAAGAAGAAACAAGATTACAAGTACAAGGAGTTGCTTCAACATGCTTCAGGAGCAGGTAAAGGTTCAGCTAAAAAAagtgcaaaacaaaaggcaaaccATCTTGCCCTGTCAAAGTACTTGGAGACTGACCTAGCAAGTGAAGCAGACCAAACACAACGTCcaattttgccaaaacctgTTGCTCCACCTCCAAAGCTAGATGATTTATATGTATGGCCTTGGATGGGTATCCTTGTTAATATAGTATTTAGCAATAAGGACATTTTACTTGTTACTGAACAATTGTTGACAAGGTTCCGGAGATTTCAACCAGTGGATATTGTAGTTTTCTCGGATGAGGAGGACCAAATAGGACAGGCCATTGTAAAATTTAGTAATGATTGGAAGGGCTTCATGAATTGTTCtgaatttgagaaattttttgaaactgAACATTGCGGTAAAAAGGAGTGGTATGCACAGAAAATTCATGGTCGTAAATGCTATGGGTGGTGTGCACGCGCTGATGACTATGAAGCTCAAGGGGCGATAGGTGATTTTCTTCACAGGAATGGGCAGTTAAGAACAGTATCTGACATTGACAGGGAAGCAGCGCAAAACAGAAGCAATGTTGTGGCAAAGCTagctaataaaattaatattacgAATGAAAATCTTAACGAAATAGAGTACAAGTACAACGAAAAGACCATGACATTAAGTAGGATGCTTGAAGAGAAAGACAGGCTAAACTATGCTTATGAAGAAG AAATAATGAGGTTGCAGCGGCTTGACCGTGGAAAAATTCATAGGATACTTGATGAACAAGAAAAACTGAAACTTCAATTGGAGAACAAGAACAATAGACTTGAATCCTGGAGCAAAGAATTGAACAAACGTGAAGCACTAACTGAGCGTGAGAGACAAAAGCTTGATGAGGAGAAGAAAAAG CATGGTGTGAGAAACAATTCACTTCAAATGGCTTCCTGGGAGCAGAAAAGGGCTGATAAGAATGTCGCAAGGCTGGTTGAGGAGCAAAAG agGGAGAAAGAGGCTGCCCTAAATAAAATACTTCAGTTGGAAGAGGAGCTGGCTGCTAAACAAAAACTGGAGATGGAAATTGAAGAGATAAAAGGGAAACTTCAGGTGATGAAGCATCATAAAGATTATGATGATGCAGCAgttcagaagaagatggaggaaaTGAATGATGAATTGCAAGAAAAAGTCGAGGATCTGAATCATTTGGAATCTACGAATCAAGCTCTTATTGCTAAAGAGCGACAGAGCAATGATGACTTACAAGAGACTCGCAAAGAATTAATTACA GGTTTGACAGATATGCTTACTGCTCGAATGAATATTGGTATAAAGAGAATGGGAGAAATCAATCAGAAGGCATTTCAAGATGCATGCAAGGAGCGGTTTCATATTGATGAAGCAAATTTGCAAGCCTCAATTCTGTGCTCTTTGTGGCAGGAGAACCTGAAGGATCCAGGATGGCATCCTTTTAAAATTGTTCATATCAATGGGGATACTCag GAAatagtaaatgaagaagatgagaaatTACGAAATCTCAAAGAGGAGTTGGGGGATCAGGTGTATGCAGCTGTTGTTACCGCATTGAAAGAGATGAATGAGTATAATCCAAGCGGCCGATACGTTATTCCTGAGCTTTGGAActtaaaagaagaaaggaaagctACATTAAAGGAGGTGATCAGTTACATGATGAAGAATATCAAGGCACTTAAGCACAAGAGACCATGA